A portion of the Tiliqua scincoides isolate rTilSci1 chromosome 3, rTilSci1.hap2, whole genome shotgun sequence genome contains these proteins:
- the PAPSS2 gene encoding bifunctional 3'-phosphoadenosine 5'-phosphosulfate synthase 2: MSENKKQRMNLQKSTNVVYQAHHVSRSKRGQVVGTRGGFRGCTVWLTGLSGAGKTTIGFALEEYLVSHGIPCYSLDGDNIRHGLNKNLGFSADDREENIRRIAEVARLFADAGLVCITSFISPFSKDRQNARKIHETAGLPFFELFVDAPLNICESRDVKGLYKKARAGEIKGFTGIDSEYEKPEAPELVLKTNLSSVSECIHQIVELLQEQNIVPPTAVKDVLELFVPENKTEEAWAEANTLPSLKITKLDLQWVQILSEGWATPLKGFMREKEYLQVIHFGTLLDDGVINLSIPIVLPITTEDKKRLEGCRAFTLEYNGRRVAILKNPEYFEHRKEERCARVWGTTCAKHPHVKMVMESGDWLVGGDLLVLERIKWNDGLDQYRLTPLELRQKFKEMNADAVFAFQLRNPVHNGHALLMQDTKRRLLERGYKHPVLLLHPLGGWTKDDDVPLEWRMKQHAAVLEEHILDPKSTVVAIFPSPMLYAGPTEVQWHCRARMIAGANFYIVGRDPAGMPHPETKKDLYEPTQGGKVLSMAPGLTSVEIIPFRVAAYNKVQKAMVFYDSDRHNEFDFISGTRMRKLAREGDNPPDGFMAPKAWKVLTEYYTSLEKNH, from the exons aATCTCCAGAAGTCTACCAATGTGGTCTATCAAGCTCATCATGTTAGCAGAAGTAAGAGAGGACAAGTTGTGGGCACAAGAGGTGGATTCCGAGGCTGTACAGTATGGTTAACAG GTCTTTCTGGTGCTGGTAAGACAACCATTGGATTTGCACTAGAGGAGTACCTGGTGTCTCATGGGATCCCTTGCTACTCCCTTGATGGGGACAACATTCGTCATGGTCTGAACAAAAATCTTGGTTTCTCTGCTGATGATCGAGAAGAAAACATCCGTCGTATTGCTGAAGTAGCCAGGCTATTTGCTGATGCTGGCCTGGTTTGCATCACTAGTTTCATTTCTCCTTTTTCAAAG GACCGCCAGAATGCACGGAAGATTCATGAAACGGCCGGACTTCCTTTTTTTGAACTCTTTGTGGACGCACCTCTAAATATCTGCGAAAGCAGAGATGTGAAAGGCCTTTACAAAAAAGCACGAGCTGGAGAAATCAAAG GCTTCACTGGAATTGATTCGGAATATGAGAAGCCAGAAGCACCTGAACTTGTACTGAAAACCAACTTATCGTCTGTCTCTGAATGTATCCATCAGATTGTGGAGCTCTTGCAAGAACAG AACATTGTACCTCCAACTGCAGTCAAAGATGTTCTTGAACTGTTTGTCCCTGAAAATAAGACTGAGGAAGCGTGGGCTGAAGCCAATACACTACCTTCTCTAAAGATTAccaag CTGGATCTACAGTGGGTTCAAATCCTGAGTGAAGGTTGGGCAACCCCACTGAAAGGATTTATGCGTGAGAAAGAATACTTGCAGGTTATCCATTTTGGCACCTTGCTTGATG ATGGTGTTATTAACCTGAGCATTCCCATAGTACTTCCCATAACTACAGAAGACAAGAAACGTCTGGAAGGTTGCCGTGCGTTTACCTTGGAGTACAATGGGCGGAGGGTAGCAATACTCAAAAATCCTGAGTATTTTgagcacaggaaggaagaacgcTGTGCCCGTGTATGGGGGACCACATGTGCAAAGCACCCACATGTCAAA ATGGTGATGGAAAGTGGAGATTGGTTGGTTGGTGGAGACCTCCTTGTGCTAGAGAGGATAAAGTGGAATGATGGGTTGGACCAATATCGCTTGACACCCTTGGAGCTGAGGCAGAAGTTTAAAGAAATGAATGCTG ATGCAGTATTTGCTTTCCAACTGCGCAATCCAGTGCACAATGGACATGCCCTGCTGATGCAAGACACCAAACGCCGTTTGCTAGAAAGAGGCTACAAGCACCCTGTGCTGCTCTTGCATCCCCTCGGTGGATGGACCAAGGATGACGACGTGCCCCTTGAGTGGCGCATGAAGCAGCATGCTGCAGTGCTGGAGGAGCATATCCTTGATCCAAAGTCCACTGTTGTAGCCATTTTCCCTTCTCCTATGTTGTATGCTGGACCAACAGAG GTCCAATGGCACTGCAGAGCTCGAATGATTGCTGGAGCCAATTTCTATATTGTGGGACGTGATCCAGCTGGAATGCCCCACCCAGAAACCAAGAAAGATCTCTATGAGCCCACACAAGGTGGGAAGGTGCTTAGCATGGCTCCAGGACTGACCTCTGTGGAAATAATTCCCTTCCGAGTAGCTGCATACAACAAAGTACAGAAGGCGATGGTTTTCTATGATTCAGACAG GCACAATGAATTTGACTTCATTTCTGGCACACGCATGAGGAAGCTGGCTCGGGAAGGGGACAATCCCCCTGATGGATTCATGGCACCTAAAGCGTGGAAAGTGTTGACAGAATACTACACATCCTTGGAAAAGAACCATTAA